A single region of the Pseudalkalibacillus berkeleyi genome encodes:
- a CDS encoding AzlD domain-containing protein — translation MFNTYIWIILGMAVVTYIPRMLPLVAFQTDGIPTFLRGVLKNVPYAILGALIFPGILTFNGEVWMGILGALTAFVAAYFGASLIVIVICSVSVLSVLSFLFP, via the coding sequence ATGTTTAATACGTATATTTGGATTATTCTCGGTATGGCAGTCGTCACATATATCCCGAGGATGCTACCACTCGTCGCTTTTCAAACCGATGGTATTCCAACGTTCTTAAGAGGTGTGTTGAAAAATGTTCCTTATGCCATTTTGGGGGCATTGATCTTCCCTGGTATATTAACCTTTAATGGGGAAGTTTGGATGGGGATTTTAGGTGCTCTGACTGCTTTTGTAGCGGCCTATTTTGGTGCTAGTCTTATTGTCATCGTCATATGCTCAGTCAGTGTTCTAAGTGTATTAAGTTTCCTATTCCCTTAA
- a CDS encoding Cof-type HAD-IIB family hydrolase — MKLIAIDMDGTLVNNNTTINEENVQAIKQAQEVGIHVVVATGRAYNEAVNPIREAGLNLPIIAINGAQFRSTEGEIKNSITLSKETYYRVDELLDHYSMYYELYTNKGTYSNDPQMAIDIIVDIIKSANPEVTEEHAHRLAEYRVNNGSIHSVDEYHSIVEDPEVEIYKLLSFSRNEKNRSNALNDFLTFNDLAVSRSAEANIEITHRDAQKGIAVKNYADELGIPMSEVMAIGDNYNDVSMFELAGYSVAMGNAEEDIKKLCSFTTKTNDESGVAHAIQTFMRKNKVIQS, encoded by the coding sequence ATGAAACTAATTGCAATTGATATGGATGGTACACTCGTAAATAACAATACAACAATTAATGAAGAAAATGTCCAGGCGATCAAACAGGCACAAGAAGTAGGGATTCACGTAGTTGTTGCAACGGGACGTGCGTATAATGAAGCGGTGAATCCAATCCGCGAGGCTGGACTGAACCTCCCAATTATTGCGATTAATGGAGCGCAATTCAGATCTACGGAAGGCGAAATCAAGAACAGTATTACGCTCTCTAAAGAAACGTACTATAGAGTAGATGAATTGCTCGATCATTATTCAATGTATTATGAGCTGTATACAAATAAAGGGACATATAGTAACGATCCACAAATGGCGATCGACATCATCGTTGATATCATTAAGAGTGCAAACCCTGAGGTAACAGAGGAACATGCACATCGACTAGCTGAATACCGTGTTAACAACGGCAGTATCCATTCGGTGGATGAATACCATTCAATTGTAGAGGACCCAGAGGTTGAGATCTATAAGTTGTTAAGTTTTTCTCGAAATGAGAAAAATCGATCCAATGCTTTAAATGACTTTTTAACGTTTAATGATTTAGCGGTGAGTCGTTCGGCGGAAGCAAATATTGAAATTACACATCGAGATGCTCAAAAGGGGATAGCAGTAAAAAATTATGCTGATGAACTAGGCATTCCTATGAGCGAAGTTATGGCAATTGGGGACAACTACAACGATGTTTCGATGTTTGAGCTCGCTGGATATAGTGTTGCAATGGGGAACGCAGAGGAAGATATTAAGAAACTCTGCTCGTTTACGACAAAAACGAACGATGAAAGTGGAGTTGCGCATGCTATTCAGACGTTTATGCGGAAAAATAAAGTCATTCAGAGCTAA
- the phnE gene encoding phosphonate ABC transporter, permease protein PhnE, protein MNMHVPPKPKKSPIKVVRNIAISIGLIALYVWAFATIEIPWGRIFSERTITNFDRVIPKLFSPDFTFAEKVMEYMMETLFIAFTGSFMAAILAIPFGFFAASNINRNPFLNTLGKWILNADRTFPEILLALIFVVAIGPGAFAGVLAIAIHSVGMLGKLYSEVIESIDMNVVEAMEANGANKIQTFFYGIMPQVIPEFMSYAIYRFEIDVRASTILGIIGAGGIGTLLVISSRNRNWDEVGMILLVIIIFVSIIDYFSTAIRKRIV, encoded by the coding sequence ATGAACATGCATGTACCTCCTAAACCAAAGAAAAGTCCAATTAAAGTAGTTCGTAATATCGCCATTAGCATCGGGTTAATCGCACTGTATGTGTGGGCATTTGCTACTATTGAAATACCTTGGGGTCGGATTTTCAGTGAAAGAACAATCACTAACTTTGACCGCGTCATTCCAAAACTTTTCAGCCCAGATTTTACGTTCGCAGAAAAAGTTATGGAATATATGATGGAAACATTGTTCATCGCATTTACAGGGTCATTTATGGCTGCCATTTTAGCCATACCTTTCGGATTTTTCGCAGCATCTAATATTAACCGAAATCCATTTCTCAACACGTTAGGCAAATGGATTTTGAATGCTGACCGAACGTTTCCTGAAATTCTACTCGCATTGATCTTTGTTGTTGCGATTGGTCCTGGTGCATTCGCCGGGGTTCTAGCCATTGCGATTCACTCAGTCGGTATGCTTGGTAAACTGTATTCAGAAGTTATCGAATCAATTGATATGAACGTCGTTGAAGCGATGGAAGCGAACGGAGCAAATAAGATACAAACTTTCTTTTACGGTATCATGCCTCAGGTTATTCCTGAGTTCATGTCTTATGCAATTTATCGTTTTGAAATTGATGTTCGAGCTTCCACAATTCTTGGTATCATCGGTGCTGGTGGAATCGGAACATTACTCGTCATCTCATCTCGTAACCGAAACTGGGATGAAGTCGGTATGATTCTACTCGTTATCATCATCTTTGTTAGTATTATTGATTATTTCAGTACAGCAATCAGAAAAAGAATCGTATAA
- the phnE gene encoding phosphonate ABC transporter, permease protein PhnE, with protein sequence MTKPLNTNVVPTGLVSSKAKLRMNIILLVVIGLYIFSSAMTNSSILRFDADFFKNVWMMFVQLFPPNWGYSNVVMDKLLETIKMALIATTIAGILCIPFSLLAANNIVHNKFLYNVTKMFLNIMRTIPELILAVVFVGLFGIGVFPGILALIIFSLGILAKLISETIESIDMNPLEAIRASGGNTLQVIWYAVVPQVLPQFVSFTLYVFEINVRASVVLGFVGAGGIGLILRQQINFLSYQNVSTIIVITFVVVVIIDYISNKLRGRLV encoded by the coding sequence ATGACCAAACCCCTTAATACGAATGTAGTTCCAACTGGCTTAGTTTCAAGTAAAGCAAAACTACGAATGAATATTATTTTACTCGTTGTCATAGGGCTTTATATTTTCAGTTCCGCAATGACTAATTCATCCATTCTTCGATTTGACGCCGATTTCTTTAAGAATGTTTGGATGATGTTTGTCCAGCTGTTCCCTCCAAACTGGGGATATTCGAATGTTGTTATGGACAAGCTGCTTGAAACAATTAAGATGGCATTGATCGCTACGACTATTGCCGGCATTTTATGTATACCGTTTAGTTTACTCGCAGCGAATAATATTGTTCACAATAAATTTTTATACAATGTGACGAAAATGTTCTTAAATATTATGCGTACAATTCCAGAACTGATCTTAGCTGTGGTGTTCGTTGGATTATTCGGAATTGGCGTATTTCCAGGAATCCTCGCATTGATCATTTTCTCGTTAGGAATTCTTGCGAAGTTGATTAGTGAAACGATTGAGTCGATTGATATGAATCCATTAGAGGCAATCCGAGCATCCGGCGGAAATACACTTCAAGTCATTTGGTACGCTGTCGTTCCTCAAGTCTTACCTCAATTCGTATCATTCACATTATATGTGTTTGAAATTAACGTGCGTGCATCCGTTGTGCTAGGTTTCGTTGGTGCAGGTGGAATCGGATTGATTCTCAGACAACAAATAAACTTCTTAAGTTATCAAAATGTAAGTACAATCATTGTGATTACATTCGTAGTAGTTGTCATCATCGACTACATAAGCAATAAGTTAAGGGGGCGACTCGTATAA
- the phnC gene encoding phosphonate ABC transporter ATP-binding protein, with protein MIEFKDLSLVYPNGTQGLKNVNVKINEGEFVVIVGLSGAGKSTFIRSINRLVTPTHGELLVDDTNILKYKGKDLRKLRTKVGMIFQNYNLVKRSTVMKNVISGRLGHTGTMKSIMNMYSKEDMALAYESLKRVNIEEKLYSRADQLSGGQQQRVSIARVLTQQPSVVLADEPVASLDPPTSHQVMKYLQKINREDNITTIVNLHFIDMAMEYADRIIGMRSGEIVFDGPASEVNEQTFEEIYGRPIKEDDIRGGKEDNDQTP; from the coding sequence ATGATAGAATTTAAGGATTTATCACTCGTATATCCAAACGGTACTCAAGGATTGAAAAACGTAAATGTGAAAATTAATGAAGGTGAATTTGTCGTCATTGTAGGTCTATCTGGCGCAGGGAAATCCACTTTCATTCGAAGTATCAACCGACTGGTTACGCCGACACATGGTGAACTACTCGTTGATGATACAAATATATTAAAATATAAAGGAAAAGACCTTCGTAAACTTCGAACAAAAGTCGGTATGATATTTCAAAACTATAATCTTGTAAAACGTTCTACAGTAATGAAGAACGTCATCTCTGGTCGCCTCGGTCATACTGGTACGATGAAGAGTATTATGAACATGTATTCTAAAGAAGATATGGCACTTGCTTACGAAAGCTTAAAACGCGTCAATATTGAAGAAAAGCTTTATTCAAGAGCAGACCAATTAAGTGGTGGACAACAACAACGTGTCTCCATTGCGCGTGTTCTTACACAACAACCATCTGTCGTTTTAGCTGATGAGCCGGTAGCAAGTTTAGATCCACCTACCTCCCATCAGGTCATGAAATATTTACAAAAAATTAATCGTGAAGATAATATTACGACTATCGTTAACCTACACTTTATCGACATGGCTATGGAATATGCAGATAGAATAATCGGTATGCGTTCTGGTGAAATCGTATTTGATGGTCCTGCAAGTGAAGTGAATGAACAAACGTTTGAGGAAATTTACGGCCGTCCGATTAAAGAAGATGATATTCGAGGGGGCAAGGAAGACAATGACCAAACCCCTTAA
- a CDS encoding phosphate/phosphite/phosphonate ABC transporter substrate-binding protein, protein MKKVIALLFAALLAIGLTACGTSSDSGSIGEDPEKIIMGFVPSQDSDEIADTVKPLADKLSEELGVEVEGQLMTSYSALVEAMGSNQVQIGFLPAFGYVLANEKHGVEVILKSERFGSGTYRAQYVVHADSNIESLEDMKGKTWAIPDLTSTSGFLFPAAQIMDKFNVEDVQSGFFSNTIEAGGHDNALISVYEGDADVATTFDDARSTIEEDYPDVKDKLKVIEYTSDIPNDTISVTKDLSDEWKKKIKETFLSFNDDKEMIEVMNEVYSWDAIIEAEDSEYDVVRNTYEKFKDTNLLDN, encoded by the coding sequence ATGAAAAAGGTAATTGCGCTTTTGTTTGCTGCTTTACTGGCAATTGGATTGACTGCATGTGGTACAAGTAGTGACAGTGGTTCTATTGGGGAAGATCCAGAAAAGATCATTATGGGATTTGTCCCTTCACAAGATTCTGACGAAATTGCAGACACTGTTAAACCACTTGCTGATAAGCTAAGTGAGGAGCTTGGTGTTGAAGTTGAAGGTCAGCTTATGACAAGTTACTCAGCTCTTGTTGAGGCAATGGGAAGCAATCAAGTACAAATCGGATTTTTACCTGCATTCGGTTATGTTCTTGCAAATGAAAAACACGGTGTAGAAGTTATTTTAAAGTCTGAGCGTTTTGGTAGCGGTACATACCGAGCACAATATGTCGTTCATGCTGATTCTAACATTGAATCACTTGAAGACATGAAGGGTAAGACATGGGCAATTCCTGACTTAACATCAACAAGTGGATTCCTATTCCCAGCTGCACAAATCATGGACAAGTTTAATGTAGAGGATGTTCAATCTGGTTTCTTCTCGAACACGATTGAAGCTGGTGGCCATGATAACGCCTTGATCTCTGTATATGAAGGTGACGCTGATGTAGCAACTACTTTTGACGATGCCCGTTCTACTATTGAAGAAGACTATCCAGATGTTAAGGACAAATTAAAAGTTATTGAATACACGTCTGACATTCCAAACGATACGATTTCTGTAACAAAAGATCTATCTGATGAGTGGAAAAAGAAGATTAAAGAAACATTCCTATCTTTCAATGACGATAAAGAAATGATTGAAGTAATGAATGAAGTATACAGCTGGGATGCGATCATTGAAGCTGAAGACAGTGAATATGATGTCGTTCGAAATACTTACGAGAAATTTAAAGACACGAACTTACTAGACAACTAG
- a CDS encoding HAD family hydrolase yields the protein MKDFYSDYKLIIFDLDGTLYEDTDHFDHYASLLKERVALEHQEDFIADYIAMKKGAHAVGIGKAYDAVHDSVLTLDPLTLKVTHVQNWDGSEWDQEKVRSTYKDDLTFDFENIIAVGDGWWLPYSSARHHGVSVEDTYQCYTRTKDFMVTDDFQLTKTPGLKEGLLKLKEEAEVVLVTNSEEDDVQRLLLELDLDEIFPEIVPLAQKPVQTKEIFQNLMKKYGASPGETISIGDNLINEIAPALLLGMKTIYIQPTGIELEHDNLKVVNGLEELFK from the coding sequence ATGAAAGATTTTTATTCGGATTACAAATTGATCATCTTTGATCTTGACGGTACTTTATATGAAGATACAGATCACTTTGATCACTACGCGTCACTATTAAAAGAGAGAGTTGCACTTGAACATCAGGAAGATTTTATAGCCGATTATATAGCAATGAAAAAAGGTGCTCATGCAGTTGGTATTGGTAAGGCGTATGATGCCGTACACGATTCAGTACTAACGCTAGATCCACTTACATTGAAAGTGACTCATGTGCAAAACTGGGATGGATCAGAATGGGATCAAGAGAAAGTCAGAAGTACATATAAGGATGATCTCACGTTTGATTTCGAGAACATTATCGCGGTCGGTGATGGGTGGTGGCTTCCGTACTCTTCAGCTAGACACCATGGTGTTTCAGTAGAAGATACGTATCAATGTTATACGAGAACGAAAGATTTCATGGTCACGGATGACTTCCAACTGACGAAGACACCTGGGTTGAAAGAGGGTTTATTAAAGTTAAAAGAAGAGGCAGAAGTCGTACTTGTCACGAATAGCGAGGAAGACGATGTGCAACGACTCTTGTTGGAGTTAGACCTAGATGAAATCTTCCCTGAAATTGTACCGCTTGCACAAAAACCTGTCCAAACAAAGGAAATATTTCAAAATCTAATGAAGAAATACGGTGCAAGTCCTGGGGAAACAATCTCCATTGGTGATAACTTAATCAATGAAATTGCACCTGCTTTATTACTAGGTATGAAGACCATTTATATTCAGCCGACAGGCATCGAATTAGAACATGACAACTTGAAGGTCGTGAACGGACTAGAAGAACTGTTTAAATAA
- a CDS encoding ABC transporter ATP-binding protein, whose amino-acid sequence MFSLETKDITLAYQDTPIIENLNLKIPKGKITVLIGSNGSGKSTLLKALARLLKPKSGNIIINGKDLHQSSTKKVARQLAILPQSPVTPEGLTVIQLVKQGRYPYQTWLQQWSKKDEEAVRSALEATHLLELQDRPVDSLSGGQRQRAWIAMSLAQNTETILLDEPTTYLDLAHQIEVLDLLFDLNQNEQRTIVMVLHDLNLACRYADHIVAVHDKGVYAEGAPERIITPELVQDVFGLQSQISYDPMFGTPLCIPCGKGRRVNHDIRRANA is encoded by the coding sequence ATGTTTTCTCTTGAAACGAAAGATATTACACTAGCTTATCAAGATACACCTATAATAGAAAATTTAAATTTAAAGATACCTAAAGGAAAGATTACTGTTCTCATAGGAAGTAATGGCTCTGGAAAATCAACCTTGTTGAAAGCGCTTGCGCGTTTGCTGAAACCGAAGTCTGGTAACATTATCATTAATGGTAAAGATCTTCACCAATCTTCAACGAAAAAGGTTGCACGGCAACTTGCGATATTACCACAGTCCCCAGTTACACCTGAGGGTTTGACGGTGATTCAATTAGTGAAGCAAGGTAGGTATCCTTATCAAACGTGGCTTCAGCAGTGGTCAAAAAAAGATGAGGAAGCCGTTCGATCCGCATTGGAAGCGACACACTTACTCGAGCTACAAGATCGTCCCGTCGACTCATTATCTGGCGGGCAGCGACAGCGTGCTTGGATTGCTATGTCGCTTGCGCAAAATACAGAAACGATTTTACTTGATGAGCCAACGACCTATTTAGACCTTGCTCATCAAATTGAAGTACTTGATTTGCTATTCGATTTGAACCAAAACGAACAGCGGACGATCGTCATGGTGCTTCATGACTTGAACCTAGCATGTCGTTATGCAGATCATATCGTTGCTGTCCATGATAAAGGTGTTTATGCAGAAGGTGCGCCAGAACGTATTATTACGCCTGAACTCGTGCAAGATGTGTTTGGATTACAGTCCCAAATTTCTTATGATCCTATGTTTGGTACACCTTTATGTATACCTTGTGGGAAGGGTAGGAGAGTGAACCATGACATCCGCCGTGCAAATGCATAA
- a CDS encoding IucA/IucC family C-terminal-domain containing protein — protein sequence MTSAVQMHNQFEFLQEHYRLTKSKPSDASGLSSEDLLHTSEVIKFIDDELIPLLNAPSRLVAASQFSKKYAFLITVPFFSSFTLFDQVLNIDIDQCSVQPDSKKGFKGPRLMLKSERTSPTATDREGAVHNAIEKVFKNHVRLVWERLNEAASVPMPVLWENTAIYIYWLYETSLLKHDLVAQRKIQEDFDLLLEAPGECFGLNENPLKKFHHEKRELLKSAPLVRVRKTCCLYYEVNEERKFCKTCPRCLSGYTES from the coding sequence ATGACATCCGCCGTGCAAATGCATAATCAATTTGAATTTCTACAGGAACATTATCGTCTAACAAAAAGCAAACCTTCTGATGCTTCAGGACTTTCTTCAGAAGATTTGTTACATACAAGTGAAGTCATCAAGTTTATTGATGATGAACTCATCCCATTGTTGAATGCACCGAGTAGATTGGTTGCCGCTTCACAGTTCTCGAAAAAGTATGCGTTCCTTATTACCGTGCCGTTCTTTTCGAGTTTCACCCTTTTTGATCAAGTGTTAAATATTGATATTGATCAATGTAGCGTACAACCTGACTCGAAAAAAGGTTTCAAAGGCCCACGATTAATGCTGAAGAGTGAGCGAACTTCACCTACTGCAACTGATCGTGAAGGTGCGGTTCACAACGCGATTGAAAAGGTGTTTAAAAATCATGTTCGATTAGTCTGGGAACGATTAAATGAAGCTGCTTCCGTACCGATGCCGGTATTGTGGGAAAACACGGCAATTTATATTTACTGGCTTTACGAAACTAGCCTACTAAAGCATGATTTGGTTGCACAGCGAAAGATTCAAGAGGATTTTGATTTGTTACTAGAAGCGCCGGGTGAATGTTTTGGTTTAAATGAAAATCCATTGAAAAAGTTCCATCATGAAAAAAGAGAACTTTTGAAAAGTGCACCGCTTGTTCGTGTCCGTAAGACATGTTGTTTATATTATGAAGTGAACGAAGAACGTAAATTTTGTAAAACCTGTCCAAGATGTTTATCAGGATACACAGAATCATAA
- a CDS encoding MerR family transcriptional regulator, with protein sequence MIICEVAIVYKVSEFSKMTGLSKETLRYYAEIKLLEPVYIDPGNKYRYYDNGSYLVARLLVYLRKFNFTIQEMLTVVNDESFDNLEGLIREKRQNLVEEMNRLQSIIEEMDEFFELGIGDEDHD encoded by the coding sequence ATGATTATTTGTGAGGTGGCAATCGTGTATAAGGTTAGTGAGTTTTCAAAAATGACAGGGTTGAGTAAGGAAACATTACGGTATTATGCGGAGATCAAGCTTCTTGAACCCGTTTATATCGATCCTGGGAATAAGTATCGGTATTATGATAATGGGTCCTACTTGGTTGCACGGCTTCTCGTCTATCTAAGAAAATTTAATTTTACCATTCAAGAGATGTTAACGGTCGTTAATGATGAATCGTTTGATAATCTAGAAGGTTTAATTAGAGAAAAACGACAAAACTTAGTAGAAGAGATGAATCGGTTACAATCCATTATTGAAGAGATGGACGAATTTTTTGAATTAGGAATAGGAGATGAAGATCATGATTAA
- a CDS encoding SRPBCC family protein, producing the protein MIKWEEERVIPVNIEVIWNLFEIENLSRIMPGVVETKVLEKKEGVVGSTYQQKYKEGKRVETYIVEDLEHEDTPEKKHNKSGFTLAKAFEIEASFTLIKLNENETKFIYTGQNKGVNFLGKTLLKLGGKRNNQKVVTDFMDRVEKESIKEGNAK; encoded by the coding sequence ATGATTAAGTGGGAAGAGGAAAGAGTCATACCTGTGAACATTGAAGTAATTTGGAATCTGTTTGAAATTGAAAACTTAAGCCGAATCATGCCTGGCGTTGTGGAGACGAAGGTGCTAGAGAAGAAAGAAGGAGTTGTCGGGTCTACTTATCAACAAAAATATAAGGAAGGTAAGCGTGTTGAAACTTATATTGTTGAAGACCTTGAGCATGAGGACACACCAGAGAAGAAGCATAATAAGTCTGGATTTACATTGGCGAAAGCTTTTGAGATTGAAGCGTCATTTACATTGATTAAATTAAATGAGAATGAAACGAAGTTCATTTACACAGGACAGAATAAAGGAGTGAATTTCTTAGGGAAGACTTTGTTGAAGCTAGGTGGGAAAAGAAATAACCAGAAAGTTGTCACTGACTTTATGGACAGAGTTGAAAAAGAATCAATCAAAGAGGGTAATGCAAAGTAA
- a CDS encoding M48 family metallopeptidase gives MKKSIWIGLGFLLYGALISWYLFMGADTSIPTQYEGTEADPSVFMSERQLELSHDFSRIKQWLYFLSVPFEWVIYLVVLGFGLSKWFRTRAMEVTRFSIIHNLIYVVLLSLIAFIMSLPIDYYSYTVSLDYQISIQPFSDWMRDKIISFWINTLFLFVIVQTLYWLMNKSEKRWWLYGWLLSVPFTLFIYFIQPIWIDPLYNDFYRLEDKVLEDKILALADRADISADRVYEVNMSEKTNALNAYVNGIGSNLRIVLWDTTLQKLSDEEVLFVMAHEMGHFVKHHLYWNLIGSIVTSFLGLWIGSRVFNWMIRKWGHHWGIEKPTDIASLPALLLVFSVLSFMASPVENAISRNAEHSADEYAIEMTEDSKAAVGSFQQLAVSGLSEVHPPLLVKLFLYGHPTMLERITFLDQWEQKTTKNEKIEEEEK, from the coding sequence ATGAAAAAGTCGATTTGGATCGGATTGGGTTTTCTTCTATATGGAGCGCTAATTTCCTGGTATTTGTTTATGGGTGCGGATACATCCATACCAACCCAATACGAGGGGACGGAAGCCGATCCATCTGTATTCATGTCTGAACGGCAACTTGAATTGAGTCATGATTTTTCTAGAATTAAGCAATGGCTATATTTCTTATCTGTGCCATTTGAGTGGGTGATTTACCTCGTAGTACTTGGATTTGGTTTATCCAAATGGTTCAGAACGAGGGCAATGGAAGTTACACGTTTTTCAATCATTCATAATTTGATTTATGTTGTGCTCTTGTCATTGATTGCTTTCATTATGAGTTTACCGATTGATTACTATAGTTACACCGTTTCGTTGGATTATCAAATTTCAATCCAACCCTTTTCGGATTGGATGAGAGATAAAATCATCTCATTTTGGATCAATACTTTATTCTTGTTTGTCATTGTCCAGACGCTATATTGGCTAATGAACAAATCGGAGAAAAGATGGTGGCTGTACGGATGGCTTTTATCCGTCCCATTCACATTATTTATCTACTTCATTCAACCGATTTGGATCGATCCACTTTATAACGATTTTTATCGACTGGAAGATAAAGTACTTGAGGATAAAATATTAGCATTAGCTGACAGAGCCGACATTTCGGCCGATCGGGTTTATGAAGTGAATATGTCTGAGAAGACAAATGCATTGAATGCATACGTAAATGGTATCGGTTCAAACCTTCGAATTGTTCTTTGGGATACGACCTTACAAAAATTAAGCGATGAAGAAGTTCTATTCGTCATGGCCCACGAAATGGGACACTTCGTCAAACATCACCTGTACTGGAACTTAATCGGCTCAATCGTAACTTCATTCTTAGGACTCTGGATTGGATCAAGAGTGTTCAACTGGATGATTCGAAAGTGGGGTCATCATTGGGGAATTGAGAAACCTACTGATATTGCTTCATTGCCCGCTTTACTCCTTGTTTTTTCAGTGTTATCGTTCATGGCGAGTCCAGTTGAAAATGCGATTTCAAGAAATGCTGAGCATTCAGCAGATGAATACGCGATAGAGATGACAGAGGATTCTAAGGCTGCAGTTGGATCTTTCCAGCAACTTGCGGTATCTGGACTAAGTGAAGTACACCCACCGTTACTCGTTAAGTTATTTTTATACGGACATCCTACTATGCTTGAAAGAATTACGTTTCTTGATCAATGGGAGCAAAAGACAACCAAGAATGAAAAAATAGAGGAAGAAGAAAAATAA